One Methanolobus sp. WCC4 DNA segment encodes these proteins:
- a CDS encoding glycoside hydrolase family 15 protein — translation MIVIRQPNAILGNERLLVTMGKKGEIFGYYYPGKDFAQHVEESQACIHDGKGLIWSNAREWHADQRYIDDTNILNTELTHPSGLKMEILDLVHPTLPVLVRKYRISSSKGFHGKFFYFSNLQVGEMKRKNSAFCDHDSGLLAQYWKNYYVGITSTPMFEEWQVGKAMDTIWWTNAKYDMEDGELQRNNEDIGNLNCAVGWKLDLEPSKPVVITVFIGAASRRPALYRRMREVLKEPVESIYNDTQEKWIRWLSKKKLLELPEYPGLGSFRLELLNAFNRSILALSILNDPGKGSFLAAPEFDHEFEKSGGYGYCWHRDSAEIVTSLMEAGYPDHCARFFKWCKGTQLQDGSWFQRYWLDGNTAPSWGNFSSTTQIDETGTTIFAMDRYYRTLEQPVKAEFLDNMWATVLCAAEYLMKRTGSGLHETCLCLWETHSGVFTYTNAAIYAGLIGAANMAIDYNEKGLADRWIERAELIKKTTIERFWLDEGYFARGLNNGELDTAIDASILGTFVPFNMLSPDNKKEREMIMSMIQNIEKYLRVPVNEHFGIKRYVDDNYIDGNPWIVTTLWLSKALLELAITIDDSDNDKDELQTLGNGALKYIKWSLKGATGAGMLPEQVNKYTGRPAWAIPLSWSCALMLDNIILLDKLYRSPDNG, via the coding sequence ATGATCGTGATCCGACAGCCCAATGCGATATTAGGCAATGAAAGATTGCTGGTGACAATGGGAAAGAAAGGTGAGATATTCGGTTATTATTATCCGGGGAAGGATTTTGCACAGCATGTTGAAGAGTCACAGGCATGTATACATGATGGGAAAGGACTTATCTGGTCCAATGCCCGTGAGTGGCACGCAGACCAGAGATACATCGATGACACAAATATATTGAACACAGAACTCACCCATCCTTCCGGGCTTAAGATGGAGATACTTGATCTCGTCCACCCCACCCTGCCGGTACTTGTGCGCAAATACCGGATAAGTTCCAGTAAAGGGTTCCATGGGAAGTTCTTTTACTTCTCCAACCTCCAGGTGGGTGAGATGAAGAGGAAGAACTCCGCTTTCTGTGACCACGATTCAGGCCTGCTGGCACAATACTGGAAGAACTACTATGTAGGGATAACATCCACTCCGATGTTCGAGGAATGGCAGGTAGGTAAGGCAATGGATACGATATGGTGGACCAATGCCAAATATGACATGGAGGATGGAGAGCTACAGCGGAACAATGAGGATATAGGAAACCTGAATTGCGCCGTTGGATGGAAGCTCGACTTAGAACCGTCAAAACCCGTGGTAATCACTGTTTTCATTGGTGCGGCTTCAAGAAGACCTGCGCTTTACAGAAGGATGCGTGAGGTACTGAAGGAACCTGTAGAGAGCATATATAATGATACACAGGAGAAATGGATCAGATGGCTTTCAAAGAAGAAGCTCCTTGAGCTACCGGAATATCCTGGTTTGGGGTCGTTCAGGCTGGAACTTCTCAATGCTTTCAACCGCTCTATACTTGCTTTAAGTATACTCAACGACCCCGGAAAAGGGTCTTTCCTCGCTGCTCCTGAATTCGACCATGAGTTCGAGAAAAGCGGCGGATACGGTTATTGCTGGCACAGGGATTCCGCGGAGATAGTCACATCCCTTATGGAAGCAGGTTATCCTGATCATTGTGCCCGTTTCTTCAAATGGTGCAAGGGCACGCAGCTTCAGGACGGTTCATGGTTCCAGCGTTACTGGCTGGACGGGAATACCGCACCTTCATGGGGAAATTTCAGTTCCACCACCCAGATAGATGAGACTGGCACCACGATCTTTGCTATGGACAGGTATTACCGGACCCTTGAACAACCTGTGAAAGCGGAGTTCCTTGACAACATGTGGGCAACGGTCCTCTGTGCAGCGGAGTACCTCATGAAAAGAACCGGCAGTGGACTTCATGAGACATGCCTGTGTCTGTGGGAGACACATTCCGGCGTGTTCACATACACCAATGCCGCCATATATGCAGGACTCATCGGAGCTGCGAACATGGCTATTGACTACAATGAAAAGGGACTTGCCGACAGGTGGATCGAACGTGCCGAGCTCATCAAGAAGACCACCATAGAAAGGTTCTGGCTCGATGAAGGTTATTTTGCAAGGGGACTCAATAATGGTGAACTAGATACTGCTATTGATGCAAGTATATTAGGTACCTTTGTCCCTTTCAACATGCTCTCTCCGGATAATAAGAAAGAGAGGGAGATGATCATGTCAATGATACAGAACATCGAGAAGTATCTCAGGGTGCCTGTGAACGAACACTTCGGCATCAAGAGATATGTTGATGACAACTACATCGATGGAAATCCCTGGATAGTCACAACCCTCTGGCTCTCAAAGGCATTACTTGAACTTGCGATCACGATCGATGATAGTGATAACGATAAGGATGAACTTCAGACACTGGGCAATGGGGCACTGAAATACATCAAATGGTCACTTAAAGGTGCAACCGGTGCAGGTATGCTCCCGGAGCAGGTCAATAAATACACCGGCAGGCCTGCATGGGCGATACCTCTAAGCTGGAGTTGTGCGCTGATGCTGGATAACATAATACTGCTGGACAAACTCTACAGGTCCCCTGACAATGGATAG
- a CDS encoding V4R domain-containing protein yields MVRDLYMFSRVDTEADVIWFRITYENTLHSEADITSFFAEKELDIRFAYLDSSEDPSRGRYVMFTEAKKDMDIESIANELERMDVVLDIEWGVSKNRVIQSVDFPLHIIGDRAVLIRAKTFVNFLNVLNEHVPQSEGLLTIVGLRNGEGAARYLKEVADMDDSNFMDLLGELLVAAGWGVLEHDMDITELKGTARMIDSFIAGEYEDSDVPVCGYISGFIAGYISESLGKVVQVRETRCKAMGDTLCEHIISPVPEDVKIEHLLRGR; encoded by the coding sequence ATGGTAAGAGACCTTTACATGTTCTCCAGAGTGGATACTGAAGCAGATGTCATCTGGTTCAGGATCACATACGAGAACACATTGCATTCTGAAGCGGACATAACATCGTTCTTTGCTGAAAAGGAACTGGACATACGATTTGCATATCTGGACAGTTCGGAAGACCCTTCCAGAGGCAGGTATGTGATGTTCACTGAAGCGAAAAAGGACATGGATATAGAAAGTATTGCAAATGAACTTGAAAGGATGGACGTCGTTCTCGACATTGAGTGGGGAGTCTCAAAGAACAGGGTCATCCAGTCCGTTGATTTTCCATTACATATCATCGGGGACAGAGCAGTGCTTATCAGGGCAAAGACCTTTGTCAATTTCCTCAATGTCCTGAACGAGCATGTACCACAATCCGAAGGCCTGCTGACCATAGTCGGACTGAGGAACGGGGAAGGTGCTGCAAGATACCTGAAAGAAGTAGCTGATATGGATGACAGCAATTTCATGGACCTGCTCGGGGAATTATTGGTGGCAGCCGGATGGGGGGTCCTTGAGCATGATATGGACATCACTGAACTGAAAGGTACTGCAAGGATGATCGATTCTTTCATTGCAGGAGAATACGAGGACAGCGACGTCCCCGTTTGCGGATACATCAGTGGTTTCATTGCAGGATATATCTCCGAATCACTGGGAAAGGTGGTTCAGGTCCGTGAGACAAGGTGCAAGGCCATGGGAGATACTCTCTGCGAACACATCATCTCACCTGTTCCGGAAGATGTTAAGATAGAACACCTGCTCAGAGGTAGATGA
- a CDS encoding S-layer protein domain-containing protein: MKNRIKYYLPVISMLTLVLLSGAAAAATNNSTGNRIWDADENLSLEYTWTAMTYSGFYFDLDSGEGSETLTIYLDSDSDRNIGDGDLEYSTEPIDTEFEQDDWGSYQVIGFMAERYFAGYTDDTEFADDDVSLISDGILTKVLLDDDEEISFYSGSSLVLEEGYELNLEEVDINGNSVLVTLEKDGDHLDTDIVSSDDDYVYEIELGDEDVPIIAVHFNDIFQGTETNAVFVEGIFQISEDYVEIESGDTFGKMEVNSLGSDKITMENSDSISLGRGDSVTIMGKLKFIVADDSTLRFGPVVDMSDPGVYELRGTVAENEELEWTPLNFEGFYYNIDEGVGTESLEIEDLGGRTIDDGDLVYRSVPLDVSFEHDDWGEFQVIGFLAEKYFAGYPDNEFTDDVSLLSDGQLSEVLIDDDSKTSLYSGASLVLEDGYELYIVEVDLDGSSVMVNLVKDGDDIDTGIVSSDDDYVYEMDIGSTDDVPVIVIHFDEIFQGTETNAVFIEGIFQISEDVVEISADEKFGEMEVKSFSSDEIVLENEDSISLSRGKIVEIMGDIAFNVADDGDVRYYPFIEVSTKPSQSLSIEMDSVIEEGDRVEITVTSRGAAVEDALVMFGDEEVGETSTDGTIRYRTDDAGTFTVTAEKEDYVSASKKVEVVSSDDASKTLVIEVSPETVVEDDTVTVTVVTAIGGETVEGVQVYYDNKDIGTTDANGMITYTVKETGLHKLTTSADGYLEAELNLEVLALEAKFTYSNLQVSPILVKTGEELTVTVDVANTGTAEGDKDVKLMINGSTVDTQSITLDTGDETTLTFTTSMEEAGTYEAQVGDATASFDVEKSSIPGPGVFVAVIAMMAVAMLIRRNENN; the protein is encoded by the coding sequence ATGAAAAATAGGATCAAGTATTACTTACCGGTAATATCAATGCTTACATTGGTATTGCTTTCAGGAGCTGCCGCTGCTGCTACTAATAACAGCACTGGCAATCGTATATGGGATGCAGATGAGAATCTCTCCCTTGAATATACATGGACTGCAATGACCTACTCCGGTTTCTATTTCGACCTTGATTCGGGCGAAGGATCGGAAACACTCACCATCTATCTGGATAGTGACAGTGACAGGAACATAGGTGACGGAGACCTTGAGTATTCCACCGAACCCATAGATACGGAATTCGAACAGGACGACTGGGGTTCCTATCAGGTTATCGGGTTCATGGCAGAGAGATACTTTGCAGGTTACACCGACGACACAGAATTCGCAGATGACGATGTAAGCCTGATATCCGATGGTATACTCACAAAGGTACTGTTAGATGACGATGAGGAAATATCATTCTACTCCGGCTCATCCCTTGTGCTTGAAGAAGGATATGAGCTTAATCTGGAAGAGGTCGACATCAACGGTAACAGCGTCCTCGTTACACTTGAAAAGGATGGAGACCATCTTGACACGGATATCGTGTCCTCAGATGACGACTATGTCTACGAGATCGAACTAGGGGACGAGGATGTTCCTATCATAGCAGTACATTTCAATGACATATTCCAGGGAACTGAGACAAACGCTGTATTCGTTGAAGGTATATTCCAGATATCAGAGGATTACGTAGAGATAGAATCCGGTGACACCTTCGGAAAGATGGAGGTCAATTCACTTGGTTCGGATAAGATCACAATGGAGAACTCTGATTCGATCAGCCTTGGCAGAGGAGATTCAGTTACAATTATGGGCAAACTGAAATTCATTGTTGCCGATGACAGCACACTTAGATTCGGACCTGTGGTCGATATGTCAGATCCTGGTGTCTATGAGCTCAGAGGTACTGTTGCTGAGAACGAAGAACTGGAATGGACACCACTTAACTTTGAAGGCTTTTACTATAATATTGACGAAGGCGTGGGAACCGAATCCCTTGAGATAGAGGATCTCGGTGGAAGGACCATCGATGACGGTGACCTTGTCTACAGAAGTGTACCACTTGATGTCAGTTTCGAACATGATGACTGGGGAGAGTTCCAGGTAATCGGTTTCCTGGCGGAGAAATACTTCGCAGGATATCCTGACAATGAGTTCACAGATGATGTAAGCCTGCTTTCCGACGGTCAGCTATCAGAAGTACTGATCGATGATGATAGCAAGACATCCCTTTATTCAGGTGCTTCACTGGTACTTGAGGACGGTTATGAGCTTTATATCGTTGAGGTGGACCTTGACGGTAGCAGCGTAATGGTGAACCTTGTAAAGGACGGCGACGATATCGATACAGGGATTGTGTCCTCAGATGATGACTATGTCTATGAGATGGACATCGGCTCCACCGATGACGTACCTGTCATAGTGATACACTTTGATGAGATATTCCAGGGAACAGAGACAAACGCAGTGTTCATTGAAGGTATCTTCCAGATATCAGAGGATGTTGTCGAGATATCCGCCGATGAGAAGTTCGGTGAGATGGAAGTCAAGAGTTTCTCATCAGACGAGATAGTCCTTGAGAACGAGGATTCCATATCACTCTCCAGAGGAAAGATCGTTGAGATCATGGGAGACATAGCATTCAATGTAGCAGACGATGGTGACGTACGCTATTATCCATTCATTGAGGTCTCCACCAAGCCATCACAGTCACTTTCGATCGAGATGGACTCTGTTATAGAAGAAGGTGACAGGGTCGAGATAACTGTGACATCAAGAGGTGCTGCAGTTGAAGATGCACTTGTGATGTTCGGCGATGAGGAAGTAGGAGAGACATCAACGGATGGTACGATCCGTTACAGGACCGATGATGCCGGTACCTTCACAGTCACTGCCGAAAAGGAAGACTATGTTTCTGCAAGCAAGAAGGTCGAAGTTGTCTCATCAGATGACGCAAGTAAGACACTGGTGATCGAAGTATCACCTGAGACCGTTGTAGAGGATGACACTGTCACGGTCACCGTGGTAACAGCTATCGGTGGTGAGACTGTTGAAGGCGTCCAGGTCTACTATGACAATAAGGACATAGGAACCACAGATGCAAATGGTATGATCACATACACGGTAAAGGAAACAGGACTTCACAAACTGACAACATCAGCAGATGGCTACCTTGAAGCAGAGCTCAACCTTGAGGTGCTTGCACTTGAAGCAAAGTTCACATACTCAAACCTCCAGGTCTCACCAATCCTTGTGAAGACAGGGGAAGAGTTGACAGTGACAGTGGATGTTGCAAACACCGGTACAGCCGAAGGTGACAAGGATGTGAAACTGATGATCAACGGAAGCACTGTTGATACACAGAGCATCACACTTGATACAGGAGACGAGACCACACTGACCTTCACTACTTCCATGGAGGAAGCCGGAACCTACGAGGCTCAGGTCGGCGATGCTACTGCAAGTTTCGATGTTGAGAAGAGTTCAATTCCCGGACCGGGTGTCTTCGTAGCGGTCATTGCAATGATGGCTGTTGCTATGCTGATACGCAGAAACGAGAATAACTGA
- a CDS encoding glycoside hydrolase family 57 protein, protein MSSICPFFEIHQPYRLRWFWPDNKQGFDRYFDERTNKEIFQKVAGKCYLPANRTLLELTDETDGNFRASMSVTGTLLEQCMEWGEDVLDSFRDLAETGCIEFLDETCYHSLASLFESKEEFMDEVKEHRELISELLGVTPQIFRNTEMLYNNSVAQLADQMGYKAILTEGIERILGGRSPDHVYKAKDTDIAILLRNYKLSDDIGYRFSSQWWEEYPLTANKWADWASWNNGETLNIFMDYETFGEHQWEDTGIFEFLRALPGEVMDRGMRFLTPSQTIEAYKPAGEVDVGDFSTISWADIERDTSAWLGNDMQRRCFEEIKILESYVKRTHDAEMLRIWKHMLTSDHYYYMSTKWLGDGDVHSYFSIHESPYDAAVNFMAALTDFKAHVFRNLASTE, encoded by the coding sequence ATGAGCTCCATATGTCCTTTCTTCGAGATCCACCAGCCATACAGGCTCAGATGGTTCTGGCCCGATAATAAACAGGGCTTTGACAGGTATTTTGATGAAAGGACGAACAAGGAGATATTCCAGAAGGTTGCAGGAAAATGCTACCTTCCGGCTAACAGGACCCTGCTGGAACTAACGGATGAAACAGATGGCAATTTCAGGGCCAGCATGTCAGTTACCGGTACACTGCTGGAACAGTGTATGGAGTGGGGAGAGGATGTGCTTGATTCCTTCCGTGACCTTGCAGAGACAGGGTGCATTGAATTTTTGGATGAAACATGCTATCACTCACTTGCATCCCTGTTCGAATCAAAGGAAGAGTTCATGGATGAGGTGAAAGAGCACCGTGAACTCATTTCAGAACTTCTTGGTGTCACCCCTCAGATATTCAGGAATACTGAGATGCTTTACAATAATAGTGTAGCACAGCTTGCAGACCAGATGGGATACAAAGCGATACTCACTGAAGGGATCGAACGCATCCTTGGAGGACGGTCACCTGACCATGTGTACAAAGCAAAAGATACCGACATAGCGATACTACTCCGTAACTACAAGTTGAGTGATGATATAGGCTATCGCTTTTCTTCACAGTGGTGGGAGGAGTACCCGCTTACTGCAAACAAGTGGGCGGACTGGGCTTCCTGGAACAATGGCGAGACCCTGAACATCTTCATGGATTACGAGACATTTGGCGAGCACCAGTGGGAGGATACCGGCATCTTCGAATTCTTAAGGGCACTTCCAGGTGAGGTAATGGACAGAGGGATGCGTTTCCTGACCCCATCCCAGACCATCGAAGCCTACAAACCAGCAGGTGAGGTCGATGTGGGTGATTTCTCAACAATATCGTGGGCCGACATCGAGAGGGATACCAGTGCATGGCTCGGTAACGATATGCAGAGACGTTGCTTTGAGGAGATAAAGATACTTGAGAGCTATGTCAAAAGGACACATGATGCGGAAATGCTGAGAATATGGAAACATATGCTCACCTCGGATCACTATTACTATATGAGCACGAAATGGCTTGGTGACGGGGATGTGCATTCGTATTTCAGCATCCACGAGTCACCTTACGATGCAGCTGTCAACTTCATGGCTGCACTCACTGATTTCAAGGCACATGTGTTCAGGAACCTTGCATCAACAGAATAG
- a CDS encoding amylo-alpha-1,6-glucosidase → MSYTDHIPGTEKEWIISNGLGGYASSTTIGMNTRKYHGLLIASLNPPVERRLMLSSLDEELIIGVDIHKLAVHRYPDAIYPHGNEMLEKFTTHPFPTFEYIVNGITIIKQIMMIHGENTTIVRYDIINPSEKEAVLRILPLINNRSIHNLSSSNDLSITQEAMEKGTKLVSDGIPFVLAASVPYTEKEHWYYNFEYHVEMKRGYPYREDNFNPGYFELEIEGTDASCFVIASTEPDMEWNVQTVEELFRNERERQNSLVNKKTMDDTFLEKLMIAGDSFIVDRRSTDSKSVIAGYHWFGDWGRDTMISLPGLTLVTGRFDDARSVLSTFAANCKDGLIPNNFPENANESPIYNTVDASLWFIHAAGRYLDYTDDIEFVEKLWPSVRSIIDNYMEGTSFGIRMDDDGLIEHGGQLTWMDAKIGDWEITPRKGKACEINALWYNALIYATEIGERLELDVSNYIDIAEMTGNNFREKFWNEKKSCLYDLISGSKDDEWKDASVRPNQIFAVSLPHTMVTEKIARGIVDTVTEELLTPYGLRTLSPHDSKYIGHYGGNTEQRDTAYHNGTVWPWLLGPYITAYRKVNRDHQGIEKKLRTFLQGIEIHLDDAGIGTISEVFDGDSPHAPGGCISQAWSVAEVMRCYVEDVFPEDQ, encoded by the coding sequence ATGAGCTATACAGACCATATCCCGGGAACGGAGAAGGAATGGATCATAAGCAACGGCCTTGGAGGATATGCTTCTTCCACGACAATTGGTATGAATACGCGAAAGTACCACGGACTGTTGATAGCTTCCCTGAACCCTCCTGTTGAAAGAAGACTCATGTTATCGTCCCTTGACGAAGAACTAATTATAGGAGTCGACATTCACAAACTTGCAGTACACAGGTATCCCGATGCTATATACCCGCATGGCAACGAAATGCTGGAAAAGTTCACTACGCATCCTTTTCCCACCTTCGAATACATTGTGAATGGAATAACGATCATAAAGCAGATCATGATGATCCATGGTGAGAACACGACCATCGTGAGATATGATATTATCAACCCTTCTGAAAAGGAAGCTGTACTCAGGATATTACCACTTATCAATAACAGGTCCATACATAATCTCAGCAGTTCAAACGATCTATCCATTACACAGGAAGCAATGGAAAAAGGAACAAAACTGGTCAGCGATGGGATTCCTTTTGTACTTGCTGCCAGCGTACCATACACAGAAAAAGAACACTGGTACTACAATTTTGAATACCATGTAGAAATGAAAAGAGGATATCCATACAGGGAAGACAACTTCAACCCGGGATATTTCGAACTGGAAATAGAAGGAACTGATGCTTCCTGTTTCGTTATCGCATCCACTGAACCTGACATGGAATGGAATGTGCAAACAGTGGAGGAACTGTTCCGGAATGAGAGAGAACGTCAGAATTCCCTGGTGAATAAAAAGACCATGGATGATACATTCCTGGAAAAACTGATGATAGCTGGCGATTCTTTCATCGTTGACAGAAGGTCCACAGATTCTAAGTCGGTAATTGCAGGATATCACTGGTTCGGGGACTGGGGACGGGACACTATGATCTCCCTACCCGGGCTGACACTTGTAACAGGAAGGTTCGATGATGCGAGGTCCGTACTTTCCACTTTTGCAGCTAACTGCAAGGATGGACTGATACCCAACAACTTCCCGGAGAATGCAAACGAGTCACCTATCTACAACACAGTAGATGCATCCCTGTGGTTCATACATGCCGCCGGAAGATATCTTGACTACACAGATGACATCGAATTTGTAGAGAAGCTCTGGCCTTCGGTCCGGAGTATAATAGATAACTACATGGAAGGTACCTCATTCGGAATAAGAATGGATGATGACGGCCTGATAGAACATGGGGGACAACTAACGTGGATGGATGCTAAAATAGGGGATTGGGAGATCACTCCCCGAAAAGGGAAAGCATGTGAGATAAATGCACTCTGGTACAATGCCCTGATCTATGCAACTGAGATAGGGGAACGTCTGGAACTGGATGTTTCCAACTATATTGACATTGCTGAAATGACAGGGAACAATTTCAGGGAAAAGTTCTGGAATGAAAAAAAGAGTTGTCTCTATGACCTGATATCCGGTTCGAAAGATGATGAATGGAAGGATGCCTCAGTAAGACCTAACCAGATATTTGCAGTTTCTTTACCTCATACGATGGTCACTGAAAAAATAGCGAGGGGAATAGTTGATACTGTAACTGAAGAACTGTTGACACCTTACGGACTGAGAACCCTCTCTCCTCATGACAGTAAGTACATCGGTCACTATGGAGGGAATACTGAACAGAGGGACACTGCATACCATAATGGTACTGTATGGCCCTGGTTGCTCGGACCTTACATAACAGCTTACAGGAAAGTGAACCGTGATCATCAGGGAATTGAGAAAAAACTTCGGACCTTCCTTCAGGGAATTGAGATACACCTGGATGATGCAGGTATCGGCACCATATCCGAAGTATTCGATGGTGATAGTCCTCATGCTCCCGGAGGGTGTATATCTCAGGCATGGAGCGTGGCCGAGGTCATGAGATGTTATGTGGAGGATGTATTTCCAGAGGATCAATAG
- a CDS encoding winged helix-turn-helix domain-containing protein — protein MDEKCLNIGEAAGYVYRMLESGESNMAKLKGHLKENGFDQQTTFMAIGWLAREDKICMEKNGNSWSLVLKPDGN, from the coding sequence ATGGATGAAAAGTGTTTGAACATAGGAGAAGCAGCCGGTTATGTTTACAGGATGCTGGAAAGTGGGGAGTCGAACATGGCAAAGCTGAAGGGTCATCTCAAAGAGAATGGCTTTGATCAGCAGACAACGTTCATGGCCATAGGATGGCTTGCAAGAGAGGATAAGATATGTATGGAAAAGAACGGTAATTCCTGGTCTTTAGTATTAAAACCAGATGGAAATTGA